The DNA sequence GTTGCCCCGGGTGGCCGTTAGCCACCACCGCGCCCTGTCCTGCTCGGACTTTCCTCCCCGCACTTGTGGTGCGGAGCGACCGCCCGACCCGCTCTTTTTATTTATTATTTTCTATTTATTACTTTGTTCAGCACGGGTGCAGATATTATACCAAAATATCGATTATTTCGCCCGCCTAATTTCGAAATGTTTTTTGAAGTGAACATCGTCGATTTTCGGGAAATCGCTTCTGAAGTGGACGCCCCTGCTTTCCTGCCTTGATTCGGCGGCTCGGGCCATCAGGAGGCAGACGGTGAGCATATTCTGACATTCCCAGCCGGGGGGCGCATCGAAGACTTTGTCCATCACATAACGGTTCCAGAATTTGATAATTTCCTGGGCCTCTTTGAGCGGCTGGGCTTTTCTTATGATTCCGACGTTTCGCCACATAAGTGCCCTGAGCGAGTTTCTGATGTCGGCGGTATCCAGGCGAGAGCGGTCTGAAAGCGGAATCTGATATTTTATCAGCGGGTGTTTGACGTTAGAGATATCAATTTTTATGTTTTCACAAGCGGCTGTTCCCGCTATTTTTCCGAAGACCAATCCTTCGGGCAGGGAGTTGCTGCCGAGCCGATTAGCGCCGTGCAGGCCTGTGGAGGCGACCTCGCCGCAGGCGTAAAGATTTGCGATGTTTGTTCTTGCCTGCGCATCGGTTTTTATGCCGCCAATAATATAGTGAGCGCTGGGGCGGACTGGAATCAAATCGCAGCTGACGTCTATGTCAAAACTTTCGCACAATTCGCTAATCGTAGGAAACCTTTTTGTGAAATGTTTTTTATCGAGATGGCGGACGTCGAGATAGACGTGAGTGGAGTTGGTTTTAAGCATCTGTGAGAGGATGGCCCTGCTGACGATGTCCCGCGGGGCGAGTTCTGCGGCGTCGTCATATTCCTTCATAAAGGCCGAGCCGTTACAATCTATAAGGATTGCCCCTTCGCCGCGGAGGGCTTCTGTGATGAGGGCACGCGAGGCGCCGGCGATATAGAGGGTCGTCGGGTGGAACTGCATAAATTCGAGGTCCTGCAGAACGGCACCCGCGCGGTAAGCCATAGCGATGCCGTCGGCGGTTGCAATAGCGGGGTTGGTAGTTTCGCGGTAGAGCATACCAGCACCGCCCGTGGAAAGAATAGTGTTTGCGGCCCAGATTATCTGCGGGCCGCGATTGTCGCAGCCGATGATTCCCAGACACTGGTTTTCATCATTTGTGATTAAGTCGATTGCGTAAAAGTTTTCTATTATTTTTATATTCGGATTTTCCCTGACCTTATTTATGAGGGTTTCCGCGATGATGCGTCCTGTTTCATCGCCGTGGGCGTGAGCGATACGGGCTTGAGAGTGTCCACCTTCTCGTGTAGCGGCAATGAGACCATCGGTAAAATCAAATTTTGCGCCCCAGTTAATTAGCTGCCGGATTAATTCCGGTCCCTGCCGAACAACCGAATCGACTATTTCTTCATTACACAGGCCGCAGCCTGTATTAAGCGTATCGGTTATATGTGATTCGAAGGTATCTGTTTTGTTAAGCACCGCAGCGATGCCGCCCTGTGCCTTCCATGTGTTGCTTTCCTGCAGGGAGTCTTTGCAGAGGATGATGACGCTGCATCGCTGAGCCGCTTCGATGGCAGCGCGAAGGCCGGCGATGCCTGCACCAACCACTAGGCAATCAGTGAAAAGCTGGTGAGTCGCGGCAGAATCGACATTTACGAGATAACGTCTT is a window from the Phycisphaerae bacterium genome containing:
- the nadB gene encoding L-aspartate oxidase; translated protein: MAGQPELRRYLVNVDSAATHQLFTDCLVVGAGIAGLRAAIEAAQRCSVIILCKDSLQESNTWKAQGGIAAVLNKTDTFESHITDTLNTGCGLCNEEIVDSVVRQGPELIRQLINWGAKFDFTDGLIAATREGGHSQARIAHAHGDETGRIIAETLINKVRENPNIKIIENFYAIDLITNDENQCLGIIGCDNRGPQIIWAANTILSTGGAGMLYRETTNPAIATADGIAMAYRAGAVLQDLEFMQFHPTTLYIAGASRALITEALRGEGAILIDCNGSAFMKEYDDAAELAPRDIVSRAILSQMLKTNSTHVYLDVRHLDKKHFTKRFPTISELCESFDIDVSCDLIPVRPSAHYIIGGIKTDAQARTNIANLYACGEVASTGLHGANRLGSNSLPEGLVFGKIAGTAACENIKIDISNVKHPLIKYQIPLSDRSRLDTADIRNSLRALMWRNVGIIRKAQPLKEAQEIIKFWNRYVMDKVFDAPPGWECQNMLTVCLLMARAAESRQESRGVHFRSDFPKIDDVHFKKHFEIRRAK